In one Vanacampus margaritifer isolate UIUO_Vmar chromosome 11, RoL_Vmar_1.0, whole genome shotgun sequence genomic region, the following are encoded:
- the LOC144060856 gene encoding uncharacterized protein LOC144060856 — protein MRIHAVTFLVTFVLWWTCSVLSQCPTNWRRYKEHCYYFSKDYQSWQRALHSCYSKGGLLASIWDRNEQNWVRSQFPRNAIWIGLWRAYQSNSEWQWVDGTLYFQVVSQWGPGPLHEKPSSGYCTVITQSGWYTKDCDRYLAYICKRPVDETPSLACPKCPDLTCPALPNLTCPALPKCPDLTCPALPNLTCPALPTSHPPHYPLTSTTAPPTNREPEICTSSASGMACSSHNVTCSCMLPVLANSKGGFRGALDDGLSVNRSIVIRGRAYPKAETLIVNLLGRDLHPDDDATALHLRFNFESRTVVLNSMVDGSWGEKRQENFPEQRPFGPGLDFKIVIWCDADTFRLTFNDIHQMDHKYQIQDLRSIKWLEVWSALLTSIQLM, from the exons ATGAGGATTCATGCAGTGACTTTCCTTGTTACCTTTGTCCTTTGGTGGACTTGTTCAG tGCTCTCCCAATGTCCGACCAACTGGCGGCGCTACAAGGAACACTGTTACTATTTCTCAAAGGACTATCAGAGTTGGCAAAGAGCTCTACACAGCTGTTACTCCAAGGGAGGCCTCCTGGCCAGCATTTGGGACAGAAATGAGCAG AACTGGGTGCGTTCACAATTTCCCAGGAACGCTATCTGGATCGGCCTGTGGCGTGCTTATCAGTCTAACTCAGAGTGGCAGTGGGTTGATGGAACGCTTTACTTTCAAGTAGTGTC GCAATGGGGTCCTGGTCCGCTGCACGAAAAACCTAGTAGCGGATACTGCACTGTGATAACGCAAAGTGGTTGGTACACCAAGGACTGCGACAGGTACCTGGCCTACATCTGCAAGCGCCCTGTGG ACGAGACCCCATCCCTTGCCTGTCCGAAATGTCCTGATCTTACATGCCCCGCTCTTCCTAATCTTACCTGTCCCGCCCTCCCGAAATGTCCTGATCTTACATGCCCCGCTCTTCCTAATCTTACCTGTCCCGCCCTCCCCACCTCCCACCCTCCCCACTACCCACTGACGTCGACCACCGCTCCGCCGACCAATCGGGAGCCCGAGATCTGCACGAGCTCGGCCAGTGGGATGGCGTGTTCCTCTCACAATGTCACATGCTCGTGCATGCTCCCCGTGCTTGCCAACTCG AAAGGCGGATTCAGAGGTGCGCTCGATGACGGTCTCAGCGTGAACCGCAGCATAGTCATCAGAGGACGAGCCTATCCCAAAGCAGAGAC GCTCATCGTCAACCTGCTGGGGCGCGACCTCCACCCCGATGACGACGCGACGGCGCTGCACCTGAGGTTCAACTTTGAAAGCAGAACCGTCGTGCTCAACTCCATGGTGGACGGCTCGTGGGGTGAAAAGAGGCAGGAGAACTTTCCAGAGCAACGGCCCTTTGGACCCGGACTCGACTTCAAG ATTGTCATCTGGTGTGACGCCGACACTTTTCGCCTGACCTTTAACGACATCCACCAGATGGATCACAAATATCAAATTCAAGACCTGCGAAGCATCAAGTGGTTGGAGGTGTGGTCTGCGTTGCTGACTAGTATCCAGCTGATGTGA